A part of Pararoseomonas sp. SCSIO 73927 genomic DNA contains:
- a CDS encoding MaoC family dehydratase: MTEGEAGFDPRAHRMVAEQRWFDDFRIGERFPLPSRTMTEAIFLAFQAASGDNHPIHYDRAYCRAHGLPDMLAHGYQVAIQTVAGAGLFPHLVQDSLRAFLEQSSRFLHPVYVGDTLYAALEVDELAPNRTTGVVGLRSTVHNQGGVLVLDGRHRYLIRRHPDMTRGAPDPG, from the coding sequence ATGACGGAGGGAGAAGCGGGCTTCGATCCCCGCGCGCACCGGATGGTGGCGGAGCAGCGCTGGTTCGACGACTTCCGGATCGGCGAGCGCTTCCCGCTGCCCAGCCGCACCATGACGGAGGCGATCTTCCTCGCCTTCCAGGCCGCGAGCGGGGACAACCACCCCATCCACTACGACCGCGCCTACTGCCGCGCCCACGGGCTGCCGGACATGCTGGCCCATGGGTACCAGGTGGCCATCCAGACCGTGGCGGGGGCGGGCCTTTTCCCGCACCTCGTGCAGGACTCGCTGCGGGCCTTCCTGGAGCAGTCCAGCCGCTTCCTGCACCCGGTTTACGTTGGCGATACACTCTACGCGGCGCTGGAGGTGGACGAGCTGGCGCCGAACCGCACGACCGGCGTCGTCGGGCTGCGCAGCACCGTCCACAACCAGGGCGGCGTCCTCGTGCTGGACGGGCGGCACCGCTACCTCATCCGGCGGCATCCCGACATGACCCGCGGAGCCCCGGACCCCGGCTGA